The Alphaproteobacteria bacterium genome segment ACCGGTAGTCGAGCTGGAATCGAAGGATTTCGTCCCAGCCGTCCTTGCAGGCGCCTGGCGACCCGGGGAGGGCGAAGAGGTAGGTGCCGCCGGCAACGCCCGCTGTGGCGCGCGACTGGATGGTCGAAGTGCCGATTTTTTGGAAGCTGATCCAGCGGAAGAGCTCGCCGAAACCTTCGATCGGTTTTTCGTAGACCGCGGCGAAGGCCTCGGGCGTGACGTCGCGTCCGGTTACGCCGGTGCCGCCGGTCGAAATCACAACATCCACCTCTGGGTTGGCGATCCAGGCGCGTAGTTGCGCTTCGATCTCGCTCCGGTCGTCGATCACGATCGCGCGGTCGGCCAGGATGTGTCCGGCGCCGGTCAAGCGGTCGACGAGGGTTTGGCCGCTGCGATCGTCTTCGAGGGTGCGGGTGTCCGAGACGGTCATGACCGCGATTCGGACCGGTACGAAAGGGCGTTTTTCGTCAATCGGCAAGGTAGTTGACCTCCGACACGGCTGAATCCGATTTACCCGATAGCCCTTTGAGCGGGTTCGCACCATCCAGGGCAAAATAGTAGGGCCAGTGGCCCGCCGCGACGGCATCCAGGGACGGCACCTCTTGCCCGAGCCGCAGGCGGTAGAGCCAGAAATTGCTCAGGACGCGTTCGATAAAGAGACGGGTCTCACGCGAGGGAATGCTCTCAATGAACAACAACGGGTCTTCGGGGTAGTTCATTCGGCGCAGCCACTTGTTCAGGTTTCCGGGCCCGCCGTTATAGGCCGCCGCCAACATGAAGAGATTGCCGCGGACCAAGTCGTCGCCCATCAACAATTCCAAGTAGCGTTGCCCAAGGTCGAGGTTGAGCTGCGGATTGTAGAGTTCGTTCAGCCGGCCGCCACGCAAACTGTTGTCTTTCGCGACGAAGCTTGCGGTCCGTGGCATGAGTTGCATCAGCCCGCGTGCCCCCGCCGGGCTCTTGGCGTTGGTGTTGAAGCGCGATTCTTGGCGAATGAAAGCGAACACTAGGGCGCGGTCGACTGAATAGCCGTTTTCAAGCTCCCATGCCGGCAGCGGGTAGAGCGCTGCGTCGTAGTAGCGGCTCGCCGGATCCAGGGTCTTGATGCCCAATTGGATTGCCGCGCCGGGTAAGCCGAGGTGCCCCGCAACGGCGAGCAGAACTTCGGCGTTCTGCGCCGAGGCGCCAGCGATCAATTGGCGGATTTCCCGTTCCGCGAGATGCTGTTGACCGACCTGCGCCAACGCGATCGCGCGCCGGACGCCGTCGTTTTCGCGGACGGCGGAGAACCGTTCCTCATTCAGCGGCGGCAAGTCCCAGGCGATGTCGATGTCTTCACCCAAAAGACGCATCGACAGAATGCCGTAAAACGTGCGCGGATGACGAACGCCGATGCGCAGCCATCGGGTCACGTCTTCGGGGTGGCCGTTGATGAGGTTGGCGCGCGCCGCCCAATAGGCGCCGGCGGCGATGTTCCAGTCCGAAGACGAGGTGGAAAGCGCGAGCGCCTCGAAATGTTTTTCGGCAACCGGGTAGCGCCCCAACCGCCACGCCGCGAGGCCCGCAGTCCAATCGGCGATCGCGACGTGTTCGCGCGACCGTTCGGCGGCGGCGGCGGCGATGCGGTAGGCCTTTTCATTTTCGCCGCGGAAGTACCACCGGACGGCGATTTCCCACATCAACGTGTCGATTTCGACATCGTCGAGGATGGCGCGGGTCTTTTTGCTGCGGAGCTGTTGCTCGGTATTTGTCAGCACCGTGCGTTGAATCTGCCGCAGGATCGCGCGTTGCAGGTTGCGCGCTTCCTGCCGCTGGGCGCTCGACCGCGTGCGCGGCGATACGTATCTGCTCTGCGGAGGTGGGGCAACGTCGACGGCCTCGCCGTCGTCATCGTCGGTTTCGAGGCGTGCGACTTGGGGCGCGAGCGGGTTGCGGGTACCTTGCGGTTTCCGGTTCAACGCGAGTTTGTAGACGCGGTTGGCGCCGGGATGGTCGCGGTAGTTGGCCATCCAGCTCGAAAGCTCGGGAAAGCTCGAGCGATATGCCGTCGGATGCATGTAGCGCTGGAACAGGACATGGCCCATCAGCACCCTGTCGTTGATGCGACCAATGACCCGATCTGCGGCGCCCCATTCACCGGTTTGCTGGAGGTCGAACGCGGTACGATAGAGAACAACGTCGTCGGGCGAGAGGATATCGAACGGCGTTTCAGGTTCGTGCACGACGATAGCCGGCGTCGGCGGCTTCTCCCGCGGCAACGGAAATTCGGCGGCCCGGACGGGCGCGGCGACGGTTACCGCAGCCACAACGATTGCCGCCAAGGTAGGCAACGTTCTTCGCGCCATCCGATTCGCCATCAAAGGTCTTCCAACCGCTGCCGAATGGCGAGCATGTCTTTCCAAGCCTGTTTCTTAAGAGCGGGCTGCCGCAGCAGGTAGGCGGGATGATAGATCGCCATTACCGGCACGTCGCGCCAAGAAAGCCAGCGACCGCGCAATCTTGTGATCCCCTCGGTTCGATCCAAAAGCGCGCCGGCGGCGGTGCCGCCGACGAAGACCAACAATCGGGGGGCGACCAATTCGATGTGACGCTCGACAAAGGGCAGGCACATCAAGATTTCCGCCGGCGTCGGTTTGCGGTTTCCGGGTGGCCGCCACGGCAGGATATTGGTGATGTAGGTGCCACTGCGGTCTTGGCCGATGGCGGCCAGCATGCGGTCGAGCAATTGGCCGCTGACCCCGACGAACGGTCTCCCTTCCCGGTCCTCGTCGGCGCCGGGTGCCTCGCCGATCAGCATCAGAGGGGCGTCGGGGTTGCCGTCGCCGAACACGAGATTCTTGGCGGTTGCCTTGAGCGAGCACCCCTCGAAGGCCGCGAGGGCGGCCCGGAGCGAATCGATGTCCTGGCAGGCCGTGGCGGCGGTCCGGGCCGATTGCAGCACCGCATCGGCGCTCTCGGGCGAGGTGGCGGTGCTCGACCGGGCGACGATCCGCTGAGCGCCGGATTTCGGTGTATCGGCGGGCGGTGGCGCAGCGGCGAATCGATCGCGCGGCATCTCGTCGACCGCTTCGTCCGCGCCGGCATCGACGAGCCAGCGCAGGGATGGGAGGGCATCTTGTTGCATGGCGCCGTTTTACCACGGTTGCGCCACGGGCGCGCGGCTATCGGGGGCGGCGCAATACGGTGCCGCCGATTTGACCGCCCCAGGGCAAAAAAGGGATAACGGCGGTGCGCTAACAATGAGGCCAGCATGTCGGACCAAGCTGTCGAACGCGAGTTCATGGAATACGACGTCGTTATCGTTGGGGCCGGCCCGGCCGGCCTGTCGGCGGCGATCAAGCTCAAGCAACTCGCTGCTGCCGAGGAGAAAGAAATCTCGGTCTGCGTCCTGGAAAAGGGGTCGGAGGTTGGTGCCCATATTCTGTCCGGGGCGGTTCTGGACCCGATCGCACTGAACGAACTGCTGCCCGATTGGCAAGAACGTGGCGCCCCGTTGAAGATGCCGGTGAAGAAGGATCGCTTTATCTACTTGAGTGCGGGGGGCGGTAGCTTCGCAATCCCACAGTTCCTATTTCCGCCCCTGATGCACAATCATGGCAATTACGCGATCAGCCTGGGCAATCTGTGCCGTTGGCTGGCCGAACAGGCGGAAGGGCTCGGCGTCGACATTTTTCCAGGATTCGCCGCCGTCGATCTGCTGCGCGACGGGCAAGGCCGCGTCGTCGGCGTGATCACCGGCGATCTGGGGATCGCGCGCGACGGTAGCCACAAAGGCGGCTATACGCCGGGCATCGAGTTGCGCGGCAAATACACGTTGATCGGCGAGGGCGCGCGGGGCTCGCTAGCGAAGAGATTGATCGCCGAGTTTGGGCTTGCGGCGGACACAGAGCCGCCGAAGTTCGGCATCGGGATCAAGGAGC includes the following:
- a CDS encoding lytic transglycosylase domain-containing protein — translated: MARRTLPTLAAIVVAAVTVAAPVRAAEFPLPREKPPTPAIVVHEPETPFDILSPDDVVLYRTAFDLQQTGEWGAADRVIGRINDRVLMGHVLFQRYMHPTAYRSSFPELSSWMANYRDHPGANRVYKLALNRKPQGTRNPLAPQVARLETDDDDGEAVDVAPPPQSRYVSPRTRSSAQRQEARNLQRAILRQIQRTVLTNTEQQLRSKKTRAILDDVEIDTLMWEIAVRWYFRGENEKAYRIAAAAAERSREHVAIADWTAGLAAWRLGRYPVAEKHFEALALSTSSSDWNIAAGAYWAARANLINGHPEDVTRWLRIGVRHPRTFYGILSMRLLGEDIDIAWDLPPLNEERFSAVRENDGVRRAIALAQVGQQHLAEREIRQLIAGASAQNAEVLLAVAGHLGLPGAAIQLGIKTLDPASRYYDAALYPLPAWELENGYSVDRALVFAFIRQESRFNTNAKSPAGARGLMQLMPRTASFVAKDNSLRGGRLNELYNPQLNLDLGQRYLELLMGDDLVRGNLFMLAAAYNGGPGNLNKWLRRMNYPEDPLLFIESIPSRETRLFIERVLSNFWLYRLRLGQEVPSLDAVAAGHWPYYFALDGANPLKGLSGKSDSAVSEVNYLAD
- a CDS encoding uracil-DNA glycosylase encodes the protein MQQDALPSLRWLVDAGADEAVDEMPRDRFAAAPPPADTPKSGAQRIVARSSTATSPESADAVLQSARTAATACQDIDSLRAALAAFEGCSLKATAKNLVFGDGNPDAPLMLIGEAPGADEDREGRPFVGVSGQLLDRMLAAIGQDRSGTYITNILPWRPPGNRKPTPAEILMCLPFVERHIELVAPRLLVFVGGTAAGALLDRTEGITRLRGRWLSWRDVPVMAIYHPAYLLRQPALKKQAWKDMLAIRQRLEDL
- the moaB gene encoding molybdenum cofactor biosynthesis protein B; this translates as MPIDEKRPFVPVRIAVMTVSDTRTLEDDRSGQTLVDRLTGAGHILADRAIVIDDRSEIEAQLRAWIANPEVDVVISTGGTGVTGRDVTPEAFAAVYEKPIEGFGELFRWISFQKIGTSTIQSRATAGVAGGTYLFALPGSPGACKDGWDEILRFQLDYRFMPCNFVELFDRLTETERRTKA